GCCGACATGCACGATGACGTACTCGCCCACCCGCACATCGGGCACGTACTCCAGACACGCCTGTTTCTGCACTCCGCCGAAGTCGATCAGCCCGGTGAGCGGATCCGCGCTGTCGTCGATGGCCACGACCTTGCCGGGCACTGCCAAACACATGGGTCACTCCTTCTGTCGTAGGTGCGCCGCGACCACCAGCTGGCCGAGGGCCAATCCGCCGTCGTTCGGAGGGACTTCGCCGTGCCGGAGCACCACGAAGCCGTCGTCGGTCAGCAGCCGCGCGCACTCCTCCTCCAGCAGAGCGTTGGCGAAGACCCCGCCGCTGAGGGCGACGGTGGCCAGGCCGGTGTCCCGGCGCGTACGCCGGCAGATCTCGGCGACGGCCCGCGCCACCCCGCGGTGGAAGCGGGCGGCGAGCACGGCGGCCGGGACACCGCGCCGCAGGTCGGCGATCAGCGTCCTCAGCACCGGCGCCGGGTCGTACGCGCCGGCCGCGAAGCCGAAGGCGTACGCCGACGAATCGGCGCCCCAGGCCGCAGCGGCGGCGGCCTCCAGCTCCAGGGCGGCCTGCGCCTCGTACCCCGCGCGATGGCACACGCCGGCGAGCGACGACACGGCGTCGAAGAGCCGGCCCATGCTGGAGGTCACCACACACGCCACACCGCGCGCCAACTGCTGCCGCAGAACGGCCAGTTCATCGTCTCCGCAGGCGGTCACGCTCGGCAGGTCCGCGTCCCACGGCAGGCCCGCCGCCCACAGCCGGGCGAGCGCCAGGCGGCATGGATTGGCCACGCCCGCGTCGCCACCGGGCAGCGGGGCGGGGGTCAGATGGGCCAGGCGCCGGTGGCCGGTGTAGCCGGCGAGCAGGATCTCGCCGCCCCAGACGGTGCCGTCGTCACCGTAGCCCGTGCCGTCGAAGGCGACGCCGATCACGGGTGCGGTGCCGTCGAGACCGTGCTCGGCCATCGCGGAGGCGATGTGCGCGTGGTGGTGCTGGACCAGCACAGGAGGGTGCTCGGCCAGCCGGGAGGCCCACCTCGCCGAGTGGTATCCAGGATGCCGGTCCGCAGCGACGACTTCGGG
This region of Streptomyces caelestis genomic DNA includes:
- a CDS encoding HypC/HybG/HupF family hydrogenase formation chaperone codes for the protein MCLAVPGKVVAIDDSADPLTGLIDFGGVQKQACLEYVPDVRVGEYVIVHVGFALQRLDEESALASLKLFEELGLLEEEFGDAWEQAAKEAGTA